In Rhinoderma darwinii isolate aRhiDar2 chromosome 9, aRhiDar2.hap1, whole genome shotgun sequence, the following are encoded in one genomic region:
- the CLEC3A gene encoding C-type lectin domain family 3 member A isoform X1, with translation MARINLTIFFFVAILLLGQISGQSSSSKNKKDRRSKEKDKDGDLKSQIDKLWRDVNSLKEMQALQTVCLRGTKIHKKCYLAFEETKHFHEANEDCIAKGGTLAIPRDADENNALRDYGKKSLPGAGDFWLGINDMVTEGKFVDVNGIAINYFNWERSPNGGKRKNCALLTQASQGKWVDEICRSLKKYVCEFIIP, from the exons ATGGCACGGATTAATCTCACTATTTTTTTCTTCGTTGCCATACTACTGTTGGGTCAGATCAGCGGACAGTCATCTAGCTCAAAGAACAAAAAGGATCGCAGGTCTAAAGAGAAAG ACAAAGATGGAGACCTGAAGTCACAAATTGACAAATTATGGCGTGATGTGAATTCCCTGAAGGAAATGCAGGCTTTACAAACAG TCTGCCTACGGGGCACGAAAATCCATAAAAAATGCTACCTAGCATTTGAGGAAACCAAGCATTTTCATGAGGCCAATGAGGACTGCATAGCCAAAGGGGGCACCTTGGCCATTCCTAGAGACGCGGATGAGAACAACGCCCTTCGTGATTATGGAAAGAAGAGTCTGCCGGGGGCCGGGGACTTTTGGTTGGGCATCAATGATATGGTGACGGAGGGGAAATTTGTGGACGTCAATGGAATTGCTATTAATTATTTTAATTGGGAACGGTCACCGAATGGAGGCAAGCGCAAAAATTGTGCTCTCCTAACACAAGCTTCCCAAGGAAAATGGGTTGATGAAATTTGTCGTAGCTTAAAGAAATATGTCTGTGAATTCATTATACCCTAG
- the CLEC3A gene encoding C-type lectin domain family 3 member A isoform X2 yields MARINLTIFFFVAILLLGQISGQSSSSKNKKDRRSKEKDGDLKSQIDKLWRDVNSLKEMQALQTVCLRGTKIHKKCYLAFEETKHFHEANEDCIAKGGTLAIPRDADENNALRDYGKKSLPGAGDFWLGINDMVTEGKFVDVNGIAINYFNWERSPNGGKRKNCALLTQASQGKWVDEICRSLKKYVCEFIIP; encoded by the exons ATGGCACGGATTAATCTCACTATTTTTTTCTTCGTTGCCATACTACTGTTGGGTCAGATCAGCGGACAGTCATCTAGCTCAAAGAACAAAAAGGATCGCAGGTCTAAAGAGAAAG ATGGAGACCTGAAGTCACAAATTGACAAATTATGGCGTGATGTGAATTCCCTGAAGGAAATGCAGGCTTTACAAACAG TCTGCCTACGGGGCACGAAAATCCATAAAAAATGCTACCTAGCATTTGAGGAAACCAAGCATTTTCATGAGGCCAATGAGGACTGCATAGCCAAAGGGGGCACCTTGGCCATTCCTAGAGACGCGGATGAGAACAACGCCCTTCGTGATTATGGAAAGAAGAGTCTGCCGGGGGCCGGGGACTTTTGGTTGGGCATCAATGATATGGTGACGGAGGGGAAATTTGTGGACGTCAATGGAATTGCTATTAATTATTTTAATTGGGAACGGTCACCGAATGGAGGCAAGCGCAAAAATTGTGCTCTCCTAACACAAGCTTCCCAAGGAAAATGGGTTGATGAAATTTGTCGTAGCTTAAAGAAATATGTCTGTGAATTCATTATACCCTAG